Within Tenebrio molitor chromosome 3, icTenMoli1.1, whole genome shotgun sequence, the genomic segment CAACGACTCCAACATGAAAACAATCGTTCTGATCCTAGCAATCGTTGCTTTGGCAGCTGCCGTCCCAAAGGTAAGATAATAATTCCTAATTATGTctgaattttaataataccATTTCGCAGCCGACCAAATTGCACTACCGCAATTTGTTCAAACAACCTGTTGGTGAAATCAAAATCAAACCCCATCCCAGAATCATCGGCGGACAAGAGGCCACCCCACACTCCATCCCTTATCAAACTTTCCTCGAGGTTTACAGCAACAGCGAAGGCTGGTACTGCGGTGGTTCCCTCATTTCCGAAAACTACGTCCTCACTGCAGGACATTGTGGTGACGGGTAAGTCTGTTATTGTTCATTTCTCCAGTCATTACACTCTTCTTTCAGAGCTACTGAGGCTCATGTCACTCTTGGAGCCCACGAACCCCTCCAAGCTGAAGACACTCAAGTGAACATTGTCAGCACCGAAATCAAAGTTCATGAAGACTACGACGGTGAGGAAATCATCAACGACGTCGGTCTCATCAAGCTCCCCGAATCTGTTACTCTTAATGATGCCATCAAACCAGTGAGTTTGCCCAGCAAGGCTGATGCTTCCAACACCTTCACCGGCGAAACTGCCAGGGTCAGTGGATGGGGTTTGACTGACGGTTTCGGTGATCAAATATCCGACGTCCTGAATTACGTCGATGTAAAAGTCATCGGCAACCAAGAATGTGAAGAGCTTTTCGGCAGTTTGGTTTCTTCAATTCTTTGTACATCTGGAGACGAATATACCGGTTCCTGCAGTGGAGACTCTGGTGGTCCTCTTGTCATCGATGATGTACAAATTGGTGTGGTTTCCTTCGGAATCATCTTCTGCTTGCCTGGATATCCTTCTGGTTTCTCCAGAGTTACCAGCTTCTTGGACTGGATAGAAACCAACAGTGATGTTCAAATCAAATAAGTTTTGTACTTTGACATTATCTAATTTATGTAGAGAGGATCAagaaattaattcattataagtaattaaataaagaagttttattttttaattaattgttcttatttaaaattttcaattatttttccaattcatGTTTGGTTTCTTGAAATGGAATCATCCGTTTCCAACAAACTTACCGAGACTAGACcttaattttcagattttttgagCATTACTCTATCATTGTCCTGCCTAAATTGGAAGATGCTAAGATACgtaaagaataaaattcaaaCTGTGTCAAAGAAGTGTGTGATTTTTTGGCATGATATTTTAGTTAaattaatagctatttatgtaaccagttacacaaaattgcatttcctaaagtgttacatacaagattttttctaattttgacaaaaaaaaagtttcttcaaacgttaaacgaagtaatgaatttcattaataataaattattattgtgttaaaatatcaagtacgtaagtaggcacggttattttgcttaaaaacaaaaaatatgacagtgtcaaattgatgatacaataaatttttcctaaccagttaggaaagattttacttttcgtaaccagttacgaaaagtgtgacgtttcccaacgtcaattaattttgaaaagtgtcactttatatgtcaaaattagaaaaaataaattccgtCTCG encodes:
- the LOC138125290 gene encoding chymotrypsin-like, whose translation is MKTIVLILAIVALAAAVPKPTKLHYRNLFKQPVGEIKIKPHPRIIGGQEATPHSIPYQTFLEVYSNSEGWYCGGSLISENYVLTAGHCGDGATEAHVTLGAHEPLQAEDTQVNIVSTEIKVHEDYDGEEIINDVGLIKLPESVTLNDAIKPVSLPSKADASNTFTGETARVSGWGLTDGFGDQISDVLNYVDVKVIGNQECEELFGSLVSSILCTSGDEYTGSCSGDSGGPLVIDDVQIGVVSFGIIFCLPGYPSGFSRVTSFLDWIETNSDVQIK